From one Rhodothermales bacterium genomic stretch:
- a CDS encoding type II toxin-antitoxin system PemK/MazF family toxin, translated as MKRGDVWWVNFDPSLGGETQKKRPAVVVSNDASNRHLNRVQVVPVTSTVDRLYPSEALVEIGNHKGKAMADQLATVSKLRLLSKMGTISPGELQAIERAIRVQLGMI; from the coding sequence ATGAAACGTGGTGACGTCTGGTGGGTCAATTTTGACCCTTCGCTCGGGGGCGAGACCCAGAAAAAGCGCCCGGCAGTCGTTGTAAGTAACGATGCCTCGAACCGCCACTTGAACCGGGTCCAGGTCGTTCCGGTCACTTCTACTGTAGACCGCCTTTATCCGAGTGAAGCACTCGTGGAGATCGGGAATCACAAGGGAAAGGCGATGGCTGACCAGCTGGCAACGGTGAGCAAACTGCGTCTACTCAGTAAAATGGGAACGATTTCCCCGGGCGAACTCCAGGCGATCGAGCGGGCTATACGGGTGCAGCTCGGAATGA